One window of the Fusobacterium animalis 7_1 genome contains the following:
- a CDS encoding DMT family transporter has translation MKMKVKNMATLFALLAASIYSINIPLSKLLLKHVETTMMAGLLYFGAGIGLIILTNIMKFIGISKKQEPLTKKELPYTIAMVILDIIAPILLMLGISMTNSANVSLLNNFEIVTTSIIALVIFKEIISKKLWIAIFLVTIASIILSFEGKGAFVFNKGSLLVLAASTCWGFENNCTKMLSNKDPIEIVTIKGCFSGLGSIIIALIIGEKFPDLTWLFTVMLLGFIAYGLSICLYIIAQKHLGAAKTSAYYSVAPFLGVAFSMLLLHERPTLQFYIAFLIMIIATIIMVKDTITLQHTHEHEHIHSHEHRHGDIVHTHVHSHKHTHLHIHKGETENHEHNENDDELKEHTHNHDTIE, from the coding sequence ATGAAAATGAAAGTAAAAAATATGGCAACTTTATTTGCTTTACTTGCTGCTTCAATATATTCAATAAATATTCCCTTATCTAAATTGTTATTAAAACATGTTGAAACAACAATGATGGCAGGTTTATTATATTTTGGTGCAGGGATAGGATTAATAATTCTTACTAATATTATGAAATTTATAGGTATCTCAAAAAAGCAAGAGCCTTTAACAAAAAAAGAATTACCATATACAATAGCTATGGTAATTTTAGATATTATTGCACCAATTTTATTAATGCTTGGTATATCAATGACAAATTCTGCCAATGTTTCACTTTTAAATAATTTTGAAATTGTTACAACTTCAATTATTGCATTGGTAATTTTTAAAGAGATTATATCTAAAAAACTTTGGATAGCTATTTTTTTGGTTACAATAGCAAGCATTATCCTTAGTTTTGAAGGAAAGGGAGCTTTTGTTTTTAACAAAGGTTCTCTTTTGGTTTTAGCTGCTTCTACTTGTTGGGGCTTTGAAAATAATTGTACAAAAATGTTAAGTAATAAAGATCCAATAGAAATTGTTACGATAAAAGGTTGTTTTTCTGGTTTAGGAAGTATAATTATAGCCTTGATTATAGGAGAAAAATTTCCAGATTTAACATGGCTTTTTACAGTTATGTTACTTGGCTTCATAGCATATGGACTTAGTATTTGCCTTTATATAATTGCACAAAAACATTTAGGAGCTGCAAAAACAAGTGCATATTATTCTGTTGCACCATTTTTAGGTGTTGCTTTTAGTATGCTATTGCTTCATGAAAGACCAACATTACAATTTTATATAGCATTTTTGATTATGATTATTGCTACAATTATTATGGTAAAAGATACTATAACATTGCAACATACTCATGAACATGAGCATATCCACTCCCATGAACATAGGCACGGTGATATAGTTCATACTCATGTACATAGTCATAAACATACACATTTGCATATCCATAAAGGAGAAACAGAAAATCATGAACATAATGAAAATGATGATGAATTGAAAGAACACACTCATAATCATGACACGATAGAATAA
- a CDS encoding toxin-antitoxin system YwqK family antitoxin gives MKKYLLGAFLVIAMNLFGAKLSEVKGLEKLKNYNEIKDMQVEKIINYDVTKSISKKIFSAEDNKFNGALVKNENNDIVEISFYKNGISDGVSYTYYLNGDLKSVSTYRKGMIEGPQVLYRPNGKLESEQVFENNSLISEKYYDKNGKITKEYRFNKLRNGILKKYYKDTEKMSSTSTVMVNREKVDGVEKMSFVLDGETKVFREDGTLMAILQYKDGSLQDLTQKFYYPNGKIKYYIVAASDDMKDFKVKDRIITYYENGKVKQDCNQQNDGSWLCKNYDENGKFLDEEIRGAEPISNGDTKFWENILNQVLEVLAN, from the coding sequence ATGAAAAAATATCTATTAGGAGCTTTTCTAGTTATTGCTATGAATTTATTTGGAGCTAAATTATCAGAAGTAAAAGGTTTAGAAAAATTAAAAAATTACAATGAAATTAAAGATATGCAAGTAGAAAAAATAATTAATTATGATGTAACAAAAAGTATATCTAAAAAAATCTTTTCAGCCGAAGATAATAAATTTAACGGTGCTCTTGTAAAGAATGAAAATAATGATATAGTAGAAATTTCTTTTTATAAAAATGGTATAAGTGATGGAGTCTCATATACTTATTATCTAAATGGAGATTTAAAAAGTGTTTCAACATATAGAAAGGGAATGATAGAAGGTCCACAAGTTTTATATCGTCCTAATGGAAAATTGGAAAGTGAACAAGTATTTGAAAATAATTCTCTTATAAGTGAGAAATACTATGATAAAAATGGAAAAATAACCAAAGAATATCGTTTTAATAAATTAAGAAATGGCATTTTAAAGAAATACTATAAAGATACTGAAAAGATGAGTTCTACTTCTACTGTAATGGTGAATAGAGAAAAAGTAGATGGAGTTGAAAAAATGTCTTTTGTACTTGATGGAGAAACAAAAGTATTTAGAGAAGATGGAACTTTAATGGCTATACTTCAGTATAAAGATGGTTCTTTACAAGATTTAACACAAAAATTTTATTATCCTAATGGAAAAATCAAGTATTATATTGTTGCTGCAAGTGATGATATGAAAGATTTTAAGGTTAAAGATAGAATTATTACATATTATGAAAATGGTAAGGTTAAACAAGATTGTAATCAACAAAATGATGGAAGCTGGCTATGTAAAAATTATGATGAAAATGGAAAATTTTTAGATGAAGAAATAAGAGGAGCAGAACCAATTTCTAATGGAGATACTAAATTCTGGGAAAATATTTTAAATCAAGTTTTAGAAGTATTAGCAAATTAA